A window of Reinekea marina contains these coding sequences:
- a CDS encoding thiamine pyrophosphate-dependent dehydrogenase E1 component subunit alpha produces MSKTIHKPTFISGDALEIPIFKVLKQDGTLYPKAVEPEMSKEFALKIYRDLAFIRVFDERMVSAQRQGRISFYMPCLGEEAASIGSAAALEAKDMVFAQYREQGTLRYRGFSTEQFMDQCFSNERDLGKGRQMPIHYGSSELNYMTISSPLGTQIPQASGYAYSQKLEGNKACTICYFGEGAASEGDFHAGLNMAAVLKCPTIFFCRNNGYAISTPASEQYIGDGIASRGVGYGIKTIRIDGNDLLAVYEATRVAREYAIEHNAPVLIEAMSYRLGAHSTSDDPTGYRSKEEEAKWATKDPVLRYKHWLTKKGWWDDEQENALYAEYREEILAQMKEAEKRPVNKIDDIITDVFDEPSAILESQLADLKSHIRKYPSAYPKTSGRLDS; encoded by the coding sequence ATGAGTAAGACCATTCATAAACCTACATTTATCTCAGGCGACGCTTTAGAAATACCCATCTTTAAAGTGTTGAAGCAAGATGGCACCTTGTACCCCAAGGCTGTCGAACCTGAGATGTCGAAAGAATTTGCACTTAAAATATATCGCGACCTGGCCTTTATTCGGGTGTTTGACGAACGAATGGTCAGCGCCCAACGTCAAGGTCGTATTTCATTCTATATGCCTTGCTTAGGTGAAGAAGCCGCGTCGATTGGTTCGGCAGCAGCGTTAGAAGCCAAAGATATGGTGTTTGCTCAATATCGTGAGCAGGGCACCTTGCGTTATCGTGGCTTTAGTACCGAGCAGTTCATGGATCAGTGTTTTTCAAATGAGCGCGATCTGGGTAAAGGTCGTCAGATGCCTATTCATTATGGTTCTAGCGAATTGAACTACATGACCATCTCCTCACCTTTGGGTACGCAAATTCCGCAAGCCTCGGGATACGCCTACAGTCAAAAATTAGAAGGTAACAAAGCCTGTACTATTTGTTACTTTGGTGAAGGCGCCGCAAGTGAAGGTGATTTTCATGCTGGCTTAAACATGGCGGCCGTACTTAAATGCCCAACCATATTCTTCTGTCGAAATAATGGTTATGCCATTTCAACCCCTGCCTCAGAACAATACATTGGCGACGGCATTGCAAGCCGAGGCGTAGGTTATGGGATAAAAACCATTCGTATAGATGGTAACGATTTGCTCGCAGTTTATGAGGCCACACGAGTCGCTCGTGAGTATGCCATCGAGCACAATGCGCCTGTGTTAATCGAAGCCATGAGTTATCGCTTAGGTGCGCATTCTACGTCAGATGATCCTACTGGTTATCGCTCAAAAGAAGAAGAAGCTAAATGGGCCACTAAAGACCCAGTTTTACGCTATAAGCATTGGCTGACCAAAAAAGGCTGGTGGGACGATGAGCAAGAAAACGCGCTCTATGCCGAATACCGCGAAGAAATTCTTGCGCAAATGAAAGAAGCTGAAAAACGTCCAGTGAATAAAATTGATGACATCATCACCGACGTATTTGATGAACCTTCAGCTATTTTAGAAAGCCAGTTGGCCGATCTTAAATCACACATTAGAAAGTACCCGTCGGCTTATCCGAAAACTTCTGGGAGGTTAGACTCATGA
- a CDS encoding enoyl-CoA hydratase/isomerase family protein, with protein sequence MTVIAELENHILTLRLNRPDVSNAFNNELINTLNGHIENAQDSEDIRAIVLRGNGKHFSAGADLNWMKGMKAVSMEDNVADAKQLADLMFNLAHCRKPVIAIVHGAVMGGGVGLTACADIVIAEQQTFFALSETRLGLSPATISPFVVKALGARQAKRYMLTGERFSAEKALSLGLVHEVVASDEIDETLSTLENHLCAGGPNSHRKIKKLVRDVSTRTIDETLMENLAWRIANQRVSDEGQEGLSAFLEKRKPNWFLN encoded by the coding sequence ATGACCGTAATAGCCGAACTAGAAAATCACATTTTAACCTTACGTCTGAACAGACCAGACGTTTCTAATGCTTTTAATAACGAGTTAATCAACACGTTGAATGGGCACATAGAGAACGCTCAAGATTCAGAGGATATTCGTGCCATTGTTTTGCGCGGAAATGGCAAGCACTTTAGTGCCGGTGCCGATTTGAATTGGATGAAGGGCATGAAAGCTGTCAGCATGGAAGACAACGTAGCCGATGCGAAGCAATTGGCCGATCTCATGTTTAATCTCGCGCATTGTCGAAAGCCTGTTATTGCCATTGTTCATGGGGCTGTAATGGGTGGCGGTGTTGGTTTAACCGCCTGTGCCGACATAGTTATTGCTGAACAGCAAACCTTTTTCGCGTTGTCTGAAACACGGTTAGGATTAAGCCCGGCCACTATTTCCCCATTTGTCGTCAAGGCATTGGGCGCCAGACAAGCTAAACGTTATATGCTAACAGGTGAACGTTTCAGTGCCGAAAAAGCGCTAAGCTTGGGGCTCGTACACGAGGTAGTTGCTTCTGATGAAATCGATGAAACGCTTTCAACGCTCGAGAATCACTTGTGTGCCGGCGGACCAAATTCGCATCGAAAAATTAAAAAGCTGGTTCGAGATGTCAGCACTCGAACGATAGATGAAACATTGATGGAAAACTTAGCTTGGCGAATTGCTAATCAACGTGTTTCAGATGAAGGCCAAGAAGGGTTGAGTGCTTTTCTTGAAAAACGAAAACCTAATTGGTTCTTAAATTAA
- a CDS encoding acyl-CoA dehydrogenase family protein: MIELNDIQRMMRDAASDFSINALKPNSALWDKSSEIPVDTIRELGEMGFYGMLVPESYGGSDAGYLSLALVVEEIAKGDGALSTVTSVMNSVVCGPVNAFGSDQQKEQWLTPLATGEKLGAFCLTEPQAGSDAAALKTKATKVDGGWRISGTKQFITNGSICDVAIIFAVTNPELGKKGMSAFLVPSELPGFEVTNIEKKMGQHASDTAQLHFNDVIVPSDALLGKEGQGYAIALANLEGGRIGIAAQCVGMAQAAFDIAANYALERQSFDKPLMEHQAIAFRLADMDTKIEAARQLVWLAACKKDRGEAALREAAMAKLMASEMAESVVSEAMQVLGGYGYLNDFPLEQIYRDVRVAKIYEGTSDIQKMIIARDIEKRFS, from the coding sequence GTGATAGAGCTAAACGACATTCAACGCATGATGCGTGATGCCGCCTCAGATTTTTCTATTAATGCACTAAAACCGAACAGTGCACTCTGGGACAAAAGCAGCGAAATCCCCGTTGATACCATTCGAGAGCTGGGTGAAATGGGCTTTTACGGTATGTTAGTACCCGAGTCTTACGGTGGAAGTGACGCAGGCTATTTATCTCTAGCGCTCGTGGTGGAAGAAATTGCCAAAGGCGATGGTGCTTTATCCACAGTGACTTCGGTTATGAATTCGGTTGTTTGCGGACCAGTAAATGCATTTGGCTCAGACCAACAGAAAGAGCAATGGCTAACCCCATTAGCGACTGGCGAAAAACTGGGTGCATTTTGTTTAACGGAACCACAAGCCGGGTCAGATGCCGCGGCGTTAAAAACCAAAGCCACCAAAGTAGACGGTGGTTGGCGAATCAGTGGAACTAAGCAATTCATCACCAATGGCTCAATCTGCGATGTTGCTATTATATTCGCCGTAACAAACCCAGAATTAGGCAAAAAAGGCATGAGTGCGTTTTTAGTGCCCTCTGAACTGCCTGGGTTTGAAGTGACCAACATTGAAAAGAAAATGGGTCAACATGCCTCTGATACGGCTCAATTGCATTTCAACGATGTAATTGTACCTAGTGATGCTTTATTAGGTAAGGAAGGCCAAGGCTACGCAATTGCCTTAGCTAATTTAGAAGGTGGTCGTATTGGTATCGCGGCACAATGTGTCGGCATGGCTCAAGCCGCCTTTGATATTGCTGCAAACTACGCCCTTGAACGACAAAGTTTTGATAAGCCGTTAATGGAACATCAGGCCATTGCGTTTAGATTGGCCGATATGGACACCAAAATAGAAGCAGCGCGACAGTTGGTTTGGTTGGCGGCATGTAAAAAAGATCGAGGTGAAGCCGCACTGAGAGAAGCGGCGATGGCCAAACTGATGGCCAGTGAAATGGCGGAATCGGTCGTTTCAGAGGCCATGCAAGTGTTAGGTGGTTACGGTTACCTAAATGACTTCCCATTAGAACAAATTTATCGAGATGTTCGTGTGGCAAAAATTTATGAAGGCACCAGTGACATCCAAAAAATGATCATTGCGCGCGACATTGAAAAACGATTCAGTTAA
- a CDS encoding DUF2750 domain-containing protein, protein MSNPNPYQHLEQLDSQERYEYLVETALEQQEIWILSDNKGFVLLNSEDGDCLPIWPHKECAQQWVHGDWKACEPQSIDLNAWQTRWVPGLTEDQVVVAVFPNRQEEAIVVNPSDIDDDLSNAMSF, encoded by the coding sequence ATGAGTAACCCAAACCCTTACCAGCACCTAGAGCAACTCGATTCACAAGAAAGGTATGAATACCTTGTCGAAACGGCGCTTGAGCAGCAGGAAATTTGGATCCTGTCCGACAACAAAGGCTTTGTGTTGTTGAACAGTGAAGATGGTGATTGTTTACCTATTTGGCCTCATAAAGAATGTGCGCAGCAGTGGGTTCATGGAGATTGGAAAGCTTGTGAACCTCAGTCGATAGATTTAAACGCATGGCAGACTCGTTGGGTGCCTGGGTTAACAGAAGATCAAGTTGTGGTCGCGGTCTTCCCAAATCGCCAAGAGGAAGCCATAGTGGTTAACCCAAGTGATATCGATGATGATTTATCAAATGCCATGTCGTTCTAA
- a CDS encoding imelysin family protein, with protein MKKFLLAPLFVCGIAQADITPSQVIEGYADLALATYSDALHTAEHLHEHLERLVKSPSQSALDEAKAAWIAARPSYQQSEVFRFGNSIVDDWEGQLNAWPLDEGLIDYVDNSAYEHELGNDGSMANIVANKKVGDLKVSRLNPKTLANLNEFGGSEANVATGYHAIEFLLWGQDLNGHAAGAGNRPWTDYAKGSECRDGHCKRRGQYLLAASELLIDDLAYMVNQWAPNEDNYRAELLSLDSKQALNRMLFGMGSLALGELAGERIKVALTANSTEDEHDCFSDNTHNSHYYNAQGIANLYFGHYTDANGETLSVPSLRDYFASQGDFEFINNADAAFNATEASLMKVVKSAEAGIAFDQLIAPGNATGKALLTDAINSLVNETHVIERMAQLLDIAQLTPDDAGHEF; from the coding sequence ATGAAAAAGTTTCTGCTCGCCCCACTTTTTGTTTGCGGCATTGCTCAAGCCGACATTACGCCTAGCCAAGTGATTGAAGGCTATGCCGATTTAGCGCTGGCCACTTACAGTGATGCTCTACATACGGCGGAGCATCTGCATGAGCATTTAGAGAGGCTGGTTAAATCACCCTCACAGAGTGCACTAGACGAGGCAAAGGCCGCTTGGATTGCAGCGCGACCTTCATACCAACAATCTGAAGTATTTCGTTTCGGGAATAGTATTGTTGATGATTGGGAAGGCCAGTTAAATGCTTGGCCGCTCGATGAAGGCTTAATTGACTATGTCGACAACAGTGCCTATGAACATGAATTAGGTAACGATGGCAGTATGGCTAACATAGTAGCTAACAAGAAGGTTGGCGATCTAAAAGTATCACGACTTAACCCGAAAACATTAGCCAATTTGAACGAGTTTGGCGGATCAGAAGCAAACGTTGCCACCGGATACCACGCCATTGAGTTTCTACTTTGGGGTCAAGATTTAAATGGTCACGCGGCCGGTGCGGGTAATCGACCTTGGACCGATTATGCAAAAGGCAGTGAGTGTCGCGACGGTCACTGCAAGCGCCGTGGGCAATATTTATTGGCCGCCAGTGAATTGCTGATTGATGATTTAGCCTACATGGTGAATCAATGGGCACCAAACGAAGACAACTACCGAGCTGAATTATTATCGCTAGATTCAAAACAAGCGTTAAACAGAATGCTCTTTGGTATGGGCTCATTAGCCTTAGGTGAACTGGCAGGCGAACGCATAAAAGTAGCTTTAACCGCTAACTCTACCGAAGATGAACACGATTGCTTTTCTGACAATACTCACAACTCTCACTACTACAACGCTCAAGGCATCGCCAACCTTTACTTTGGCCACTACACCGATGCTAATGGTGAGACGTTGTCTGTGCCTAGTTTGCGCGACTACTTTGCAAGCCAAGGAGATTTTGAGTTTATTAACAACGCCGATGCTGCTTTTAATGCGACCGAAGCAAGCTTAATGAAAGTGGTTAAAAGCGCTGAAGCGGGCATTGCATTCGATCAACTCATCGCACCAGGTAATGCCACTGGCAAAGCCTTGTTAACAGACGCCATTAATAGTCTTGTAAATGAAACACATGTCATTGAGCGTATGGCTCAGCTTTTAGACATTGCACAACTAACACCTGACGATGCTGGACATGAATTTTAA
- a CDS encoding di-heme oxidoredictase family protein — translation MLDMNFNHLTKRLVGLSMAVAVYSATAFAQLPLTGGQTTTQKTGSAAFSQPAANLPLLDQVDFSVGNSFFRNPWVIAPSSTIARDGLGPLFNTNGCQNCHIRDGRGHAPMNKDDTATSMLVRLSLAALTAEDKRQQLKKGPIAEPRYGHQFQDGAVPGVAPEGRIEMAWTTESFRYPDGEKVTLRSSQLSLANLNYGELSERVQTSIRIAPQMIGLGLLEQVSEQSILANADPDDVDNDGISGRANFVWNVRQQQTQLGRFGWKAGMPTLEQQNAAAFNGDLGITSEMFPKDHCTEIQRQCLSAPNGDSGAEKELQKDILTAVTFYTRHLAVPMQRNHDNKEVTQGEVLFKSTGCAACHTPTMKTPYLADLPALSEQTFHPFTDLLLHDMGPKLADHREEFLASGLEWRTPPLWGTGYALEVNEQVALLHDGRAQSVEEAILWHGGEAEQSRQRFIHLTKQKRDALIAFVNSL, via the coding sequence ATGCTGGACATGAATTTTAATCACCTCACCAAACGCTTAGTTGGTTTAAGTATGGCGGTGGCTGTTTATTCAGCCACCGCTTTTGCGCAACTGCCACTGACTGGCGGGCAAACCACCACACAAAAAACCGGCTCTGCGGCCTTTAGCCAACCTGCGGCCAACTTACCTTTACTCGATCAAGTCGATTTCAGCGTAGGGAACTCATTTTTTCGCAACCCTTGGGTGATTGCACCCAGCTCCACCATAGCCCGTGATGGGCTCGGGCCACTATTTAATACCAATGGCTGCCAAAACTGCCACATACGCGACGGTCGTGGTCATGCGCCCATGAATAAAGACGATACAGCGACTTCAATGCTGGTGCGACTATCGCTTGCGGCTTTGACCGCCGAAGATAAACGCCAACAACTTAAGAAGGGGCCAATAGCCGAACCTAGATACGGGCACCAATTTCAAGATGGTGCTGTACCAGGCGTGGCTCCAGAAGGTCGCATTGAAATGGCTTGGACTACCGAGTCGTTTCGTTACCCAGATGGCGAAAAAGTTACGTTAAGATCTTCGCAATTATCACTGGCCAACCTTAACTATGGCGAGCTGTCTGAACGGGTACAAACCTCAATACGAATTGCGCCCCAGATGATTGGGCTTGGGTTGCTCGAACAGGTAAGCGAACAAAGCATTCTCGCAAATGCTGACCCAGATGATGTCGACAATGATGGTATTTCTGGCCGAGCCAATTTTGTTTGGAATGTTCGGCAACAACAAACTCAGTTAGGTCGATTCGGTTGGAAAGCTGGCATGCCCACCTTAGAACAACAAAATGCTGCGGCTTTTAACGGTGATTTGGGGATAACCAGTGAGATGTTTCCTAAAGATCACTGCACAGAAATTCAACGTCAATGTCTTAGCGCCCCCAATGGCGATTCAGGTGCTGAAAAAGAATTGCAAAAAGATATACTCACCGCGGTCACTTTTTACACTCGTCATTTAGCCGTGCCTATGCAACGTAACCATGATAATAAAGAGGTTACGCAAGGAGAAGTGTTATTTAAATCGACAGGTTGCGCTGCTTGCCATACACCCACAATGAAAACACCTTATCTAGCCGATTTACCCGCGCTGTCTGAGCAAACCTTTCATCCCTTTACCGATTTATTGTTACACGATATGGGACCTAAGTTGGCTGATCATCGAGAAGAATTTTTAGCCAGTGGTCTCGAATGGCGAACGCCACCATTATGGGGGACGGGCTATGCACTTGAAGTAAATGAACAGGTGGCGTTATTGCACGACGGTCGCGCGCAAAGTGTCGAGGAAGCTATTTTGTGGCACGGTGGTGAAGCCGAACAAAGCCGACAACGTTTTATCCATTTAACGAAGCAAAAGCGAGACGCCTTAATTGCATTCGTTAACTCACTTTAA
- a CDS encoding DUF1513 domain-containing protein, with translation MISRRAFLGQGSALALATQLKSLAFANATTNTDELIIGASRLGSDHFAISAVNLNGALQWQLPLPGRGHDIALHPSLDFGIAIARRPGRYLQLFSSRTGQDLGLVRVSNHLKLNGHACWVNNKLIVSASHRASSQMCLLSYKLADNKLVEVGQQFFDYVGPHEIASTPNAIWVAVGGLKTKGREVTNKNSLTSFLLQLSPNNLTVEKEFPAPFAGLSLRHLACSDSGSPYIAGQYQLDPGDSPPLLFALKNETLTPLKAPPSLWAQLKGYIGSVEVSEGMIVATSPRAHWLGWFAEHNFELTDQFLLPDVCALAATSQGLFAGSGTGRVYNQGDVIPSKIRWDNHFSVT, from the coding sequence GTGATTAGTCGGCGAGCGTTTTTAGGCCAAGGGTCGGCTTTGGCGTTAGCCACTCAACTTAAATCTTTAGCCTTTGCAAACGCCACGACCAATACTGACGAGCTAATCATTGGCGCGTCCAGATTAGGCAGCGACCACTTTGCCATCAGCGCGGTAAACCTCAATGGCGCGCTGCAATGGCAACTGCCTTTACCGGGCCGCGGGCATGATATTGCACTGCACCCAAGCCTAGACTTTGGTATTGCCATTGCGCGTAGACCAGGCCGCTATTTACAGTTATTTAGCTCACGAACCGGCCAAGATTTAGGGCTAGTCAGAGTTAGTAATCATTTAAAGTTAAACGGCCACGCTTGCTGGGTAAACAACAAGCTCATTGTCAGCGCCAGTCATCGAGCCAGCTCTCAAATGTGTTTACTCAGCTACAAATTAGCTGACAATAAATTGGTTGAAGTTGGCCAGCAGTTTTTTGATTATGTTGGTCCACATGAAATCGCCTCTACGCCCAATGCCATTTGGGTTGCTGTTGGCGGCTTAAAAACCAAGGGTCGAGAAGTGACCAACAAAAATAGTCTAACCTCATTTTTGCTTCAGCTATCACCCAATAACTTGACTGTTGAAAAAGAGTTCCCGGCTCCTTTTGCCGGGCTTAGTTTAAGGCACCTTGCCTGCTCTGACAGCGGAAGCCCTTATATTGCGGGCCAATACCAACTGGACCCAGGCGACAGCCCGCCACTGTTGTTTGCGCTAAAAAATGAAACGCTCACGCCACTGAAGGCACCGCCTAGCCTTTGGGCTCAACTGAAAGGCTATATTGGCAGTGTGGAAGTCAGTGAAGGAATGATTGTAGCAACCAGCCCTCGTGCTCACTGGCTAGGCTGGTTTGCAGAGCATAATTTTGAATTGACCGATCAGTTTTTACTGCCAGACGTATGCGCGCTGGCAGCAACCTCGCAAGGTTTGTTCGCAGGTTCAGGCACAGGGAGAGTCTACAACCAAGGAGATGTGATTCCGAGCAAGATACGATGGGATAACCATTTCAGCGTGACTTGA
- a CDS encoding NAD(P)/FAD-dependent oxidoreductase codes for MIFPNNDDGCGWLNQLAPRTPNVELKKAIQCDWLIIGAGYTGLSAARQLAALRPNDRIVIVDAQRAGEGASARNSGYLVDSTLNDGHLTGEHLSLYKQKYDLNRAALETVKRFVDAYQVDCDWDDSGKFHATSMLKNEAKLTQFHQTLASCGIKSSLLAGSELHERLGTKFYRMAVHTEGGVMLQPAKLARAMITALPNNVALYENTPVHKIEYGSKKVSVTTHQGSVTAKQILLCANGFLPSLGAFTQRAFPLTLTASLTRTLTEQEYSSIGSPKPWGLLSAQAMGATVRLTEDKRIMIRNTAEAITGVHLSTQGLQRRIHVHKQGLEKRFPSLPDNLIEHSWAGITCISGNSANIFTRVSENCLAAGCYNGGGIGLATHFGEQLAYLAIGENTPEIEQINQRPQPNWLPPQPFLQWGVKMRLAKDRLFAKAER; via the coding sequence ATGATTTTTCCAAACAATGATGATGGCTGTGGCTGGCTTAACCAACTCGCACCACGTACGCCTAACGTTGAACTAAAAAAAGCGATCCAATGCGATTGGCTGATCATCGGCGCGGGTTACACGGGCTTGTCTGCAGCACGACAACTTGCAGCACTGCGACCCAATGACCGTATTGTTATTGTTGATGCACAACGCGCGGGCGAAGGTGCCAGTGCCAGAAATTCTGGCTATTTAGTTGACTCAACTTTGAACGACGGCCACCTGACCGGAGAGCACCTCAGTTTATACAAGCAAAAATATGATTTAAATCGAGCCGCCTTAGAAACAGTTAAAAGATTTGTGGATGCTTATCAGGTAGATTGTGATTGGGATGACTCAGGAAAATTTCACGCAACGTCGATGCTCAAAAACGAAGCAAAGCTCACTCAATTTCATCAAACATTGGCCAGCTGTGGCATTAAAAGTTCATTGCTGGCGGGTAGCGAGTTACACGAGCGCCTTGGTACCAAATTTTATCGCATGGCGGTGCACACGGAAGGTGGAGTCATGTTACAACCGGCTAAATTAGCGCGCGCTATGATTACCGCTTTACCCAATAATGTGGCGTTATATGAGAATACGCCTGTCCACAAAATAGAATACGGCTCCAAAAAAGTATCGGTGACTACACACCAAGGTTCAGTGACGGCGAAACAAATTTTATTATGTGCTAACGGCTTTTTGCCATCGTTAGGTGCATTCACGCAACGCGCCTTTCCTTTGACGTTAACCGCTAGCTTAACCCGTACGCTTACCGAACAAGAATATTCATCAATCGGCTCGCCAAAACCTTGGGGGTTATTGTCGGCACAAGCTATGGGCGCAACCGTACGGTTAACCGAAGATAAACGCATTATGATTCGTAATACGGCTGAAGCGATCACCGGTGTTCACTTATCAACTCAAGGGTTGCAACGGCGTATTCATGTTCACAAGCAGGGCTTAGAAAAACGTTTCCCTTCTCTGCCCGATAACCTCATAGAGCACAGCTGGGCAGGCATCACCTGTATCAGCGGAAACTCAGCGAATATTTTTACTCGGGTCTCAGAAAATTGCCTTGCCGCTGGCTGCTATAACGGTGGAGGTATTGGCTTGGCTACGCACTTTGGTGAGCAGCTCGCTTATTTAGCCATCGGCGAGAACACGCCAGAAATTGAACAGATAAACCAGCGCCCACAACCGAATTGGTTGCCACCCCAACCCTTTTTACAGTGGGGAGTTAAAATGCGTTTAGCCAAAGATAGGCTGTTCGCAAAAGCCGAGCGTTGA
- a CDS encoding DNA-deoxyinosine glycosylase: MNNAIQSFDAETKSEPKVLILGSIPGVASLNAHQYYAHPRNAFWSIMCRYFGLDEQSDYEHRLAGLLDKNIALWDVLGRAERQGSLDSAINIQTEQANPIDAFITQHTSVEAILFNGGKAESSFKKVFAKQPVFANIATHKLPSTSPAFAAMSFEQKCQQWHQCLSLYF; this comes from the coding sequence ATGAATAACGCCATTCAGTCTTTTGATGCGGAAACAAAGAGCGAGCCCAAAGTATTAATTTTGGGTTCGATTCCTGGCGTTGCTTCTCTCAACGCGCACCAATATTACGCGCACCCAAGAAATGCTTTTTGGTCCATCATGTGTCGCTATTTTGGTCTAGATGAACAGTCAGACTATGAACACCGCCTAGCGGGCTTACTCGATAAAAATATAGCCTTGTGGGATGTGCTTGGCCGGGCAGAGCGTCAAGGCAGTTTAGACAGCGCCATCAATATACAAACGGAACAAGCAAACCCCATTGATGCTTTTATAACGCAACACACAAGTGTGGAGGCTATTTTATTCAACGGGGGTAAAGCAGAATCCAGTTTTAAAAAAGTATTTGCCAAGCAGCCTGTATTTGCCAACATCGCCACACACAAGTTGCCATCAACAAGCCCTGCTTTTGCGGCGATGTCATTTGAACAAAAGTGTCAGCAATGGCACCAATGCTTATCTTTGTACTTTTAG